Proteins found in one Sorghum bicolor cultivar BTx623 chromosome 1, Sorghum_bicolor_NCBIv3, whole genome shotgun sequence genomic segment:
- the LOC8059310 gene encoding translin isoform X2: MRPAAATATATAAALRLRAAAASLSPPLAALLPHRRSSLVLPPLRRFCSPAPPHASAAPDSQPPPRLPSPIMDAQFELFRAQLDDSSTLRDRIRAVVAEIESASRVATAALLLVHQPVPLADVLVKAKAQVEVIKGLYARLAEVLKECPGQYYRYHGDWRTETQMAVSMLAFTHWLETGGLLMHAEAQEKLGLSSGEFGLDVEDYLTGLCFMSNEFDAEPAQ, encoded by the exons ATGAGACCCGCAGCCGCAACAGCCACCGCTACCGCCGCCGCGCTCCGTCTCCGCGCCGCCGCTGCCTCCCTCTCGCCTCCTCTCGCCGCCCTCCTTCCTCACCGTAGATCCTCCCTCGTACTTCCTCCGCTGCGCCGCTTCTGCTCACCTGCGCCTCCCCACGCCTCCGCCGCCCCCGATTCCCAGCCCCCGCCGCGGTTGCCTTCTCCCATCATGGACGCGCAGTTCGAGCTCTTCCGCGCGCAGCTCGACGACTCTTCCACCCTCCGCGACCGCATCCGCGCCGTCGTCGCCGAGATCGAGTCCGCCTCCCGCGTCGCCACCGCCGCTCTCCTCCTCGTCCACCAGCCCGTCCCCCTCGCAG ACGTGCTCGTGAAGGCCAAGGCGCAGGTGGAGGTGATCAAGGGGCTGTATGCCCGGCTGGCGGAGGTCCTCAAGGAGTGCCCTGGTCAGTACTACAG GTACCATGGTGATTGGAGGACCGAGACACAGATGGCGGTGTCGATGCTTGCGTTCACGCACTGGCTGGAGACTGGGGGCCTACTCATGCATGCTGAAGCCCAGGAGAAGCTAGGAT TGTCCTCTGGGGAGTTTGGCCTTGATGTTGAGGACTACCTGACAG GACTCTGCTTCATGTCCAATGAATTT